From the genome of Sulfitobacter sp. DSM 110093, one region includes:
- the leuS gene encoding leucine--tRNA ligase, with protein sequence MPRYTPAEIEARWQQAWEKDGVFQAVRNADKPKYYVLEMFPYPSGRIHMGHVRNYTMGDVIARYKIATGHNVLHPMGWDAFGMPAENAAMAIGGHPADWTYANIAEMKKQMKPLGLSIDWSREIATCHPGYYGQQQALFLDFLKEGLVYRKNAVVNWDPVDMTVLANEQVENGCGWRSGAPVERRELTQWFFKISDHSEELLSALDSLDNWPAKVKLMQANWIGKSRGLQFAFSTIEAPEGFDRIEVYTTRPDTLLGASFVGISPDHPLAKTLERDDEAVAAFCAECRKGGTTEEAIETAEKLGYDTGIRVRHPFDTAHELPVYIANFILMDYGTGAIFGCPGHDQRDFDFASKYDLPIISTFLPSEDASPKLAEAYVPQKSEKVFYNRGFAGDPWQTGEDAVDAAIAFCEGNGIGHGVTKYRLRDWGLSRQRYWGCPIPVVHCDDCGVVPEKKENLPIELPYDVSFDTPGNPLDRHPTWRNCACPACGKDALRETDTMDTFVDSSWYYARFTAPRADTPTDLKDAQYWMNVDQYIGGIEHAILHLLYARFFARAMQITGHLPEGAAEPFDALFTQGMVTHEIYQTRDDNGRPVYHLPEDVTDGKLADGSEVEIIPSAKMSKSKKNVVDPLHIISNYGADTARWFVLSDSPPERDVEWTASGAEASYKHLSRVWNICDRVSEMDRDATGTGDDDLLRALHKTIHDVTMGVESFGFNAAIAKLYAFTATLQKSKAGYAAQREAIMTLAQLMSPMTPHLSEDIWAHQGGEGLITKAPWPKADEKMLVDDTVTLPIQINGKRRAEIQVPADMPKEEVEKIALAHEAVIRTLDGATPKKVIVVPGRIVNVVA encoded by the coding sequence ATGCCCCGCTATACCCCCGCCGAGATCGAAGCCCGCTGGCAGCAAGCCTGGGAAAAGGATGGCGTCTTTCAGGCCGTTCGCAACGCTGACAAGCCGAAATACTATGTGCTTGAGATGTTCCCCTACCCCTCGGGCCGTATCCACATGGGCCATGTGCGAAACTACACGATGGGTGACGTGATCGCGCGCTACAAGATTGCCACCGGGCACAACGTGCTGCACCCGATGGGTTGGGACGCCTTTGGCATGCCCGCCGAGAACGCCGCCATGGCCATCGGCGGCCACCCGGCGGATTGGACCTATGCCAATATCGCCGAGATGAAGAAGCAAATGAAACCTCTGGGCCTGTCGATCGACTGGTCGCGTGAGATCGCCACCTGCCACCCCGGTTACTACGGTCAACAGCAGGCGTTGTTTCTCGACTTCCTCAAAGAGGGTCTGGTCTACCGCAAAAACGCCGTGGTGAACTGGGACCCGGTCGATATGACCGTGCTGGCCAACGAGCAGGTCGAGAACGGCTGCGGCTGGCGCTCTGGTGCGCCGGTGGAGCGGCGTGAGCTGACCCAGTGGTTCTTCAAGATTTCCGATCACTCCGAAGAGTTGCTCTCTGCGCTCGACAGTCTCGACAACTGGCCCGCCAAGGTAAAGCTGATGCAGGCCAACTGGATTGGCAAATCGCGCGGCTTGCAGTTTGCCTTCTCGACCATTGAAGCGCCCGAGGGTTTTGACCGGATCGAAGTCTACACCACCCGCCCCGACACACTGCTGGGCGCTTCCTTTGTCGGCATCTCGCCCGACCACCCGCTGGCCAAAACGCTGGAACGCGACGATGAAGCCGTCGCCGCCTTCTGCGCCGAATGCCGCAAGGGCGGCACCACCGAGGAGGCGATCGAGACCGCCGAGAAGCTGGGCTATGACACCGGCATCCGCGTGCGCCACCCCTTCGACACGGCGCATGAACTGCCGGTCTATATCGCCAACTTCATCCTGATGGATTATGGCACCGGCGCGATCTTTGGCTGTCCGGGCCACGACCAGCGCGATTTCGATTTCGCCAGCAAATACGACCTGCCGATCATCTCGACCTTCCTGCCTTCGGAAGATGCCTCTCCCAAACTGGCCGAGGCCTATGTGCCGCAGAAGTCGGAAAAGGTGTTCTACAACCGTGGCTTTGCGGGCGACCCGTGGCAAACCGGCGAAGACGCCGTCGATGCCGCCATCGCCTTTTGCGAGGGAAACGGCATTGGCCACGGCGTCACCAAATACCGCCTGCGGGACTGGGGCCTCTCGCGCCAGCGCTACTGGGGCTGCCCGATCCCGGTCGTGCATTGCGACGACTGCGGCGTGGTGCCGGAAAAGAAAGAGAACCTGCCAATTGAGCTGCCCTACGATGTCAGCTTTGACACCCCCGGCAACCCGCTCGACCGCCACCCGACATGGCGCAACTGCGCCTGCCCGGCCTGCGGCAAGGACGCGCTGCGCGAGACCGACACGATGGACACGTTCGTCGACAGCTCGTGGTACTACGCCCGCTTCACCGCGCCGCGCGCGGATACCCCGACTGATCTGAAAGACGCGCAATACTGGATGAACGTCGATCAATATATCGGCGGCATTGAGCACGCGATCTTGCACCTGCTCTACGCCCGATTCTTTGCCCGCGCCATGCAGATCACCGGCCACCTGCCCGAAGGAGCAGCCGAGCCCTTCGACGCGCTCTTTACTCAAGGCATGGTGACGCATGAGATCTACCAGACTCGCGACGATAATGGCCGCCCGGTCTATCACCTCCCCGAAGACGTAACGGACGGCAAATTGGCAGACGGCTCCGAGGTGGAAATCATCCCCTCCGCCAAAATGTCGAAGTCCAAGAAAAACGTGGTCGACCCGCTGCACATCATCTCGAACTACGGCGCCGACACCGCGCGTTGGTTCGTTCTGAGCGATTCGCCCCCCGAGCGCGATGTGGAATGGACCGCCAGCGGGGCCGAAGCATCTTACAAGCACCTGTCGCGCGTGTGGAACATCTGCGACCGCGTGAGCGAGATGGACCGCGATGCGACAGGTACAGGCGATGATGATCTGCTGCGCGCCCTGCACAAAACGATCCATGACGTGACGATGGGCGTGGAATCCTTCGGCTTCAACGCCGCAATTGCCAAGCTCTATGCCTTCACCGCGACACTGCAGAAATCCAAGGCAGGCTATGCCGCGCAGCGCGAAGCGATCATGACGCTGGCGCAGTTGATGTCGCCGATGACCCCGCACTTGTCGGAAGACATCTGGGCGCATCAAGGCGGCGAAGGGCTCATCACCAAGGCCCCATGGCCCAAGGCCGACGAGAAGATGCTGGTCGATGACACCGTGACCCTGCCGATCCAAATCAACGGCAAACGCCGGGCGGAAATTCAGGTGCCCGCCGACATGCCCAAGGAAGAGGTTGAAAAAATCGCGCTGGCGCATGAAGCTGTCATTCGAACGCTGGACGGGGCCACACCGAAAAAGGTCATCGTCGTGCCCGGACGGATTGTGAATGTCGTTGCCTAA
- a CDS encoding porin: MKKVLFATTALVATAGVAAADVTFGGYGRFGIMYNDNDSTGGDSDTDVTSRFRLQIDATAESDAGVVFGARARIQQNNTDNGNDPAGTGINGVRFFARSGGFEVGVGNIFGALESMPGQYPIDMGLTGLGYDYTAFDGNGDAYSSGGSGAAGSNGLEVLYSAGDLAVHVSASDTNDRVAGYVAYTWSGWTFAVGGQDSDDAGDTEWTATAGGSFGIADVTLAYADNGTNGDRVILAGRFDVGAATDVEVYVGDQDGADTGYGVDFNHDLGGGTSLRGGVVKQFDGDTVADMGVRFNF, encoded by the coding sequence ATGAAAAAAGTTCTCTTCGCTACAACAGCCCTGGTTGCGACCGCCGGTGTAGCAGCAGCAGACGTGACATTCGGCGGCTACGGCCGTTTCGGCATCATGTACAACGACAACGACTCCACTGGTGGCGACAGCGACACAGACGTGACTTCGCGTTTCCGTCTGCAGATCGACGCGACAGCTGAGTCCGACGCTGGCGTTGTCTTCGGTGCACGTGCTCGCATCCAGCAGAACAACACAGACAACGGCAACGATCCTGCCGGTACAGGCATCAACGGCGTGCGCTTCTTCGCTCGCTCCGGTGGCTTCGAAGTCGGCGTTGGTAACATCTTCGGTGCTCTGGAATCCATGCCAGGTCAGTACCCAATCGACATGGGTTTGACCGGTCTCGGTTATGACTACACCGCATTTGACGGCAACGGCGATGCGTACTCCTCCGGTGGTAGCGGCGCAGCTGGTTCCAACGGTCTGGAAGTTCTGTACTCCGCTGGCGATCTGGCCGTGCACGTGTCGGCTTCCGACACCAACGATCGCGTTGCTGGTTACGTTGCTTACACATGGAGCGGCTGGACCTTCGCAGTTGGTGGTCAAGACTCCGACGACGCGGGTGACACCGAGTGGACAGCGACAGCTGGTGGTTCCTTCGGCATCGCCGACGTAACTCTGGCCTATGCTGACAACGGCACAAACGGCGACCGCGTTATCTTGGCTGGCCGCTTCGACGTTGGCGCAGCGACAGACGTTGAAGTCTATGTTGGCGACCAAGACGGCGCAGACACCGGCTACGGCGTTGACTTCAACCACGACCTCGGCGGCGGCACCTCGCTGCGCGGCGGTGTGGTTAAGCAGTTCGACGGCGACACCGTTGCCGACATGGGTGTTCGCTTCAACTTCTAA
- a CDS encoding DUF3576 domain-containing protein, translating to MALRTACKMAISVLALSALAACGGGFGSPATERPDQYTNPNNPNSIETNPENTIWSIFNRKNTDSSVSVNKYLWSASLEVLNFLPVQSVDPFTGVIVTGYGTPPGGGRAYRATVLIDDPALDARSLNVALQSSGGQPVARATSRAVEDAILSRAREMRVSDSKF from the coding sequence ATGGCCCTTCGTACCGCTTGCAAGATGGCGATCTCCGTTCTGGCGCTTAGCGCGCTTGCCGCCTGTGGTGGGGGCTTTGGTAGCCCTGCCACGGAACGGCCAGATCAATACACCAACCCAAACAACCCCAATAGCATTGAGACCAACCCGGAAAACACGATCTGGTCGATCTTTAACCGCAAGAACACGGACAGCAGTGTTTCGGTTAACAAGTATCTGTGGTCGGCCTCGCTTGAAGTACTGAACTTCTTGCCGGTGCAATCGGTAGACCCGTTCACGGGCGTCATCGTTACAGGCTACGGCACCCCGCCGGGCGGTGGCCGTGCTTACCGCGCGACGGTTCTGATTGACGATCCTGCGCTTGATGCCCGCTCACTTAACGTCGCGCTGCAATCTTCGGGCGGTCAGCCTGTCGCACGAGCCACCTCGCGCGCGGTAGAGGATGCGATCCTAAGCCGAGCGCGGGAAATGCGCGTGTCCGACAGCAAATTCTGA
- the lptE gene encoding LPS assembly lipoprotein LptE, which translates to MSLPKPAHMRRRFLLALPLLALAACGFEPVYGPGGAGTALQNRVLVDAPEDRFGYFLVREVESRLGRAATPRWGLALTTTTTEDGLAIDSEGNTRRYNLLGTTSYALRDLDSGQIVTSGKVESFTGYSATGTTVATRAAELDAQERLMVILADLVVSRLYAADLPQ; encoded by the coding sequence ATGTCGTTGCCTAAGCCCGCCCATATGCGCCGCCGCTTCCTGCTGGCCCTGCCCCTGCTGGCGCTCGCCGCCTGCGGGTTCGAGCCGGTCTATGGCCCCGGCGGCGCGGGCACGGCCCTGCAAAACCGCGTGCTGGTCGATGCGCCCGAAGACCGCTTTGGCTATTTTCTGGTACGCGAGGTGGAAAGCCGTTTGGGCCGCGCGGCCACGCCCCGCTGGGGGCTGGCCCTGACCACCACCACAACCGAAGACGGGCTGGCCATCGACAGCGAAGGCAACACCCGGCGCTATAACCTGCTGGGCACCACCTCTTACGCCCTGCGCGACCTCGACAGCGGGCAGATCGTGACCTCGGGCAAGGTCGAAAGCTTTACCGGCTATTCCGCCACCGGCACCACCGTCGCCACCCGCGCCGCCGAGTTGGACGCGCAGGAACGCCTGATGGTGATTCTGGCCGATCTCGTCGTGAGCCGTCTTTACGCAGCTGACCTGCCGCAATGA